AATAGCCGTTCCATGCTGATCATCGTGCATTACAGGAATATTAAGTTCTTCAACTAATCTGCGTTCAATTTCAAATGATTCTGGTGCTTTGATATCTTCTAAATTGATTCCTCCAAATGTTGGTGCAATATTTTTTACTGTCTGAATAAATTCCTCAACATCTTTGGTTCCAATCTCTATATCAAATACATCAATATCAGAAAATATTTTAAATAAAAGACCCTTTCCTTCCATTACAGGTTTTGAAGCTTCTGGTCCAATATCACCAAGACCTAAAACGGCAGTACCATTTGTAATTACAGCAACCAAATTACCTTTTGCTGTATATTTATAGACATTATTGATATCTTTTGCAATTTCCAAACATGGCTCTGCAACACCTGGCGAATAGGCCAAAGACAAATCTCTTTGTGTTGCATATTTTTTGGTAGGAACTACTTGTATTTTTCCTGGAGTTGGCTCAGAGTGATATAATAATGCTTCTTTTCTTTTACTATTATTGTCCATTTATATTTTTATTTTCAAAGAACAAAGATAAGCCACTTGCTTTAAAACAGAAGCTTTTATCCTATTCTTTTATTTATTTTCGGTTAATTTATAACTAAAAAAAATAGCTACACCTAATGTAGCTATCTAATAAAATTATTCAATCAACTGTTACTGTGAAATATAGGAATCCAGATGTTTAATTGTTTCTTTTTGGATTTCAATTATAGCTTTTACCACATCCCCAATAGAGATAAGTCCAATTATCACTTCATTTTCAATCACAGGTAAATGTCTAATTCTTCTACCGCTCATTAATTCCATACAATATTCCAAATTATCTGAAGGTTTAACGGTTACTACATCACTCTCCATAATTTCACTTACTGGTGTTTTTTTGGAAGACTTATCTTTTAAAACAATTTTTCTAGCATAATCTCTCTCCGATAAAATCCCTTTTAAAACTCCATTCTCAATTACAAGGATAGCACCTATATTTTTTTCTCCCATAACTCTTAAAGCTTCGAATACAGTAAAAGTCGAAACAATAGAAAAAACTTCTGCTCCTTTTGTTCTTAATATTTGATTTACAGTCATAATAGATAAATTTTAGAAAGCTAAATTTAAAAAAAAAAGACATACAAAAATCAAAAAAATAAAATATTTTCTTAAAGGAAACAATAATTTAAAGTCTAAGTAAAACAAACAACGAGCCAAACAACAAATTTTATATAGTATTGACAATAAGAAATTTAAATGAAAAATAACTATTTAACACTTAAAGGCGATTATTTTTTTCGGAACCAAAAATATCTAGTATTTTCTATCTAAACATTCTCAGACTTTTTACTAAATCTTTGCTCCTAGCAGCAAAAAAAGCAAATAAAATTGCGAGAGCTATTTAGGAAATCAATATTAAAAGAAAAGATAATTCTTCTTTGTAAATCATTTAAAATTACAATTGGGCTCTTATTTTTTAATTATAAATACATTGCCCAATAGTAGACTAAAAAAAATCATCTATTCATTTTACAACTTATTGCATCGAAACAATAATAAATTCGCTTCGCCTATTGGCCTGATGTTCCTCTTCGGTACATTTTACTCCATCAGCGCATTGATTTATTAATTGAGATTCACCATAACCTTTGCCTATTAATCGACTCGAATTAATGCCATTTTCTATTAACCAATCCACAGTAGTTTTTGCTCTCTTGTCTGATAATTTTTCGTTGTATTTTGCACTTTGACGACTGTCCGTATGGGAACGCACTTCTATTTTAAGTTCTGGATACTGTTCCATTACCACTACAACTTTAGCCAACTCATAACTAGCATCCTTACGAATAAATGCTTTATCCAAATCAAAGTAAATCATTGGAATATTTAATGTTTTAGCCAAATCAGTCCCGACTGTTATTGGCTTAATACGTCGTTCTAACACAATTGGAAAATCTTTATTTCCACTAAAAAATTTAGTTCTAACAGCTTCTTCTTTAGTTTGATATTCTTCTTTTTCGCCTCTTATGTAATATGTTTTTCCACAATTAACAGAAAAATTATAACGCCCACTTGTATCAGTTTGTGTCACTTGAAGCAGTTTAAAATTACTATCAAACAAACTCATCTTAGCTCCTATTAGAATCTGACGGAAATCCAAATCGGTTACAAGTCCTGATAATGATTGATCACAAGTCAACTTTTTATCTTCAACAAACCGATAAATATCATCAAATCCTTTTCCTCCTTCTCTATTAGATGAGAAAAATCCATTTCGGTTTTTACTATTTATTATAAAAGCAAAATCATCTTGTTTACTGTTAATTGGCTCTCCAACATTTTGTATACCATAATAACTATTATCAGCTTCAATTTTTGCTACAAAAACATCCAAACCTCCTAAACCTGGTCTACCGTCACTAGCAAAATATAATTCATTATCACTGGAAATAAAAGGAAAGGTTTCTCTTCCTTCAGTATTAACTTCGGGACCTAAATTCTCTGGAGCCCCATAAGTTCCATCAGCGTTTATCATAACTTTAAACAAATCCGATTGCCCATAAGTCCCAGGCATATCCGAGGCAAAATACAACGTTTTTTCATCAATACTCAAAGCAGGATGTGCAACACTGTAATTATTACTATTAAATGGTAATTCTACAACATCACTCCATTGTCCGTCACTATTTAATATCACCTTGTAAAGTTTTAGCAGCGTATTTTTATCAGTATCTCTTCCTCTTTTTCCTTCTAAAAAATTGTTTCTGGTAAAATACATTGTTTTACCATCTTGAGTGAAAACTGGAGTAGATTCGTTGAATTTTGAATTAATTTTACGCTCAAAACGTTGAGGCTTTCCCATTCCTCCGTCGGGTATAATTTCTGCCCAATATAAATTTGTAAAAGATTTATTAGTCCATTTAAAAATTTTTTTAGAAACCCCTCCAGTATCTCTAGCTGAAGCAAATACTAATTTTGTTCCTAAAAAGGAACTGCCATAATCCGAAAACTCTGAATTAACTTCAGCATCTACTACTTGAAAACGGCCTGAATTAGCTTTAATTTCATCAAGATAATTTCGATTCTCTTTGAATAGCTCACCTCTTTTATCATTTTGTATTTTCTGAACGAACTGCTCTAGCATTTGATCTGCTTTAGTATAATCGCCAGAGGATTTTAAAGCTTGAGAGTACCTATAAAAATATTCGGCTTCCTGGTTTGGATAAACATTAAAAAGTTGATCATACCATTTTAAAGCCTGAGGTAATTCTGCTTTAAAATAATATGCATTCCCCAATTTCTGAAACATTTTTTCATCCTGATATCCTTTTTCTGCAACTTTTTCATAATTATCAATGGCATCTACATAAGCAAAACGGTCATACTTCTTTTCAGCTTTTGCTAAAGTTGTTTTTTGAGCGAATCCTTGAATAAAAAAAAGACTTAAAAAAAGGCTATAAACTATATTTTTAATTTTCATAAGCATCAATTTTAGAAGAATCTCGGAGAAATAATTTTGTCATAAGTATTAAATAATTCAAATCTCAAAAAAATCTCATGTGAACCTGAATTGTAATGCGCCAATTCGGTTGTGTCAAAATCATAACTATATCCTATAAACCAAGAATCAGTGGCTTGAAATCCTACCATAGCACTCATAGCAGCACTCCATCTATAAGCAAGACCTCCTACAAATTTTTCATTTATCATAAAATTAGCCGAAATATCAACTTGTAAAGGAGCTCCTTGTACATATTTGGTAATTAATGAAGGTTTCAGTTTCAAACTTGGACTCAAATCAAATACATAACCGGCTATCAAATAATAATTAATCTTTTCGGTTGCAATATGACTAGTAGCACTTGAAGAGGCAGATTTATCAAAATGCTTTGTTTCTAGTAGATTTGGAGCTGATATTCCTATATAACTATTATCTGAATGCAGATAAAATCCGACTCCTATATTAGGTGAAAACTTATTATCAATATTATCTTCAAAAATTGGATTGTCATGATAATAATCTAATTTTGTAAAATCCACATTCAACAAATTCGCACTGGCTTTTAATCCAAAAGACATTTTATATTTTTCAGATGCAGGTATCGTGTAAGAAAAATCAATTGCAATGTTATTTTCATCCGAAGGACCTATTTGATCATTTACAAATGACAATCCTAAACCCACTTTACTATCGTTAAAAGGCGTATTAATAGAAACAGAATTTGTTACAGGCGCACCATCCAATCCAACCCATTGTGTACGATGCAAAGCAAATACACTCATAGCTTGCCTAGAACCAGCATAAGCCGGATTCACTACTATCGTATTATACATATATTGAGTATACTGAGCATCTTGCTGAGCATAACCAGTACTTGTAAATAACATTATTACCAACCCAATTATCTTTATCTTCATGTGTAATTTTTTATTTATAATAGCTTGGAACAAATTCTATCTTCTATTCAAATACAAGTATCCTGATTTTTCAATACTTTCAGATTTATTGTTTTTGTATTTTAAAATATAAAAATATGTACCAACTGGTAGCTCTTGTGATTTTTCGAAAGTTACTCGTCCCTCTGAAATACCTCTAAACACCTTATTGACATTATCATAATGATCACACTCAAACACCAATACACCCCAACGATTAAAAATTTCTACTGAATTATCAGGATAACATTCTAATCCTTGAATAAACAATTTATCATTTTCACCACTTCCATCTGGTGAAACCGCATTGAATACTTTTATTACGCATTCTGAAATAGGTGATACTGATGGACTGTCTTCTACTACAATTGTTGCAACCGATTTACCATTTACTATTATTTCACTTGGACTAGTACCATATACAGTAGCTTGATTTGATATTGATCCTAAATTAATATCTGATTTTTTTATAAAATATTGTCCTATAAAAGTGGTACTATTTTTTTCGCCTACATCAAGTATCAATGGATTACCTGTCATTACAACATCAGGCATCGGATCTATAATATTCACATTCATTAATGGTACATTTCCAGTATTAGTAACTTCAAAACGATACGTAATCGTTTCTCCTTCTTGCCCATAACCATCACCGTTTTCGTCATTAAAATGAGCTGTTTTTACTAAGGTAATACTTGGTCTTTCTACAAATACAATTACCGTAGCTGTACTACAATTATTTGGATTTGCTTTTTCACAAATACTATAAGATAAAGTATAGTTCCCTCCAGGAATGTTAGTTAAGGCATTCAATAATCCATCATTACCCATCGTGAAATTTACATTTGGAGTAAAACTCACTACTACATCGGAAAGATTTATTGGTAATCCATTAAACGTATCATTAGCTAATACGTTAAAGATACCGTTAGTAGCTTTATTTCCGTCAACAGTACCTGCATCGTCATTAGTAGCTACTATATCACCATACAGTTTACAACTAATTCCAAAATCTAATTCCAAATGAACTTGTTCCGTTGCCGAAAATTGAGCATTCAAAATATTATTAGTGGTTAGCCCACAATCAACATAACTTTTAGATTTTTTTGTACTTCCTTGTTTAGTTGTTGGACTTGGCAACACTTTTACTAGTCCAGAAGCAGACATTGTTTCTGAAGCTACTTCTAAATTTGCCTCTTTTATGAACTCAACTTTATAATCACCAAATGCGTCTTTAGGAGCTCTTGTTCTCCAATATCCTTCTACCCCCATCGTAACACTTCTAGAAAATCCATTAGGACCTGTTACAAATATGTTAGGCACATCAGTGGTTCCATTGCCAAAACCTGCTGCATTTAATTCTCCGGCATTTTGCTTTCCTTCATAACTACCATCACCATTAAAATCAATCCATTCCCATTTACTAAAGTCTACAACTCCATTTGCATCTGGTACATTTTGCGTCACAAGACTATCATTATTGGCATCATACCATTCATCTTGTACCCCATTATTATTTAAATCATACCAAACAAAATCACCTAATATCAATAAATCTGTTTTATCATATCCAAAATTATATTTTTGATAATTACAATTATCTACTTTTATTATCAAGAAACTTGACGTTGTATTGTACAAATCTTGAGCTGTATTCAAATTAGCATCTTGAACTTGTAATACATAATCACCAGGTATCATTCCTGTAAATGAATAAGAACCATCTGCTTTAGAAAGACGCAATAAAATAGGGCCTGTAGTACTGTTTATTGGCTTCAAAGTAACAGGAACATTTGCTAATGGTGTGTTAGTACCCTCATTTATAATTACTCCCGAAATTCCAGGTTGTGTACCACTTACTTCCCAAAGACAGGTGGCTGTATTGAAAGTTGCTGTCTCATAACAAGCTACCGCTGGAGCTGTTGGTTGTGTACCGCTTACTTCCCAAAGACAGGTGGCTGTATTGAAAGTCGCTGTCTCATAACAAGCTACCGCTGGAGCTGTTGGTTGTGTACCACTTACTTCCCAAAAACAGGTGGCCGTATTAAAAGTCGCTGTCTCGTAACAAGCTACCGCTGGAGCTGCTGGTTGTGTACCGCTTACTTCCCAAAGACAGGTGGCCGTATTAAAAGTCGCTGTCTCGTAACAAGCTAGCGCTGGAGCTGCTGGCTGCGTACCACTTACTTCCCAAAGACAGGTGGCCGTATTGAAAGTTGCTGTCTCATAACAAGCTACCGCTGGAGCTGTTGGTTGTGTACCACTTACTTCCCATAGACAGGTTGTCGTATTAAAAGTCGCTGTTTCGTAACAAGCTACCGCTGGAGCTGCTGGCTGCGTACCGCTTACTTCCCATAGACAGGTTGCTGTATTAAAAGTCGCTGTCTCATAACAAGCTACCGCTGGAGCTGTTGGTTGTGTACCACTTACTTCCCATAGACAGGTGGCCGTATTGAAAGTTGCTGTTTCGTAACAAGCTAGCGCTGGAGCTGCTGGTTGCGTACCACTTACTTCCCATAGACAGGTTGCTGTATTAAAAGTCGCTGTCTCATAACAAGCTACCGCTGGAGCTGTTGGTTGTGTACCACTTACTTCCCATAGACAGGTGGTCGTATTAAAAGTCGCTGTTTCGTAACAAGCTACTGCTGGAGCTGTGGGTTGTGTACCACTTACTTCCCAAAGACAGGTGGTCGTATTGAAAGTTGCTGTTTCATAACAAGCTACCGCTGGAGCTGTTGGTTGTGTACCACTTACTTCCCATAGACAGGTTGTCGTATTAAAAGTCGCTGTCTCATAACAAGCTACCGCTGGAGCTGCTGGTTGTGTACCGCTTACTTCCCATAGACAGGTTGCCGTATTGAAAGTCGCTGTTTCGTAACAAGCTACCGCTGGAGCTGTTGGTTGCGTACCGCTTACTTCCCATAGACAGGTGGCCGTATTGAAAGTTGCTGTTTCGTAACAAGCTACCGCTGGAGCTGTTGGTTGTGTACCACTTACTTCCCATAGACAGGTGGTCGTATTAAAAGTCGCTGTTTCGTAACAAGCTACCGCTGGAGCTGCTGGTTGTGTACCACTTACTTCCCATAGACAGGTGGCCGTATTAAAAGTCGCTGTTTCGTAACAAGCTACCGCTGGAGCTGCTGGTTGTGTACCACTTACTTCCCATAGACAGGTGGCCGTATTGAAAGTTGCTGTTTCGTAACAAGCTACCGCTGGAGCTGTTGGTTGCGTACCGCTTACTTCCCAAAGACAGGTGGTCGTATTAAAAGTCGCTGTTTCGTAACAAGCTACCGCTGGAGCTGCTGGTTGTGTACCGCTTACTTCCCAAAGACAGGTGGCCGTATTAAAAGTCGCTGTTTCGTAACAAGCTACCGCTGGAGCTGCTGGTTGTGTACCACTTACTTCCCATAGACAGGTGGCCGTATTGAAAGTTGCTGTTTCGTAACAAGCTACCGCTGGAGCTGTTGGTTGCGTACCGCTTACTTCCCAAAGACAGGTTGTCGTATTGAAAGTTGCTGTTTCGTAACAAGCTACCGCTGGAGCTGTTGGTTGTGTACCACTTACTTCCCATAGACAGGTGGCCGTATTAAAAGTGGCTGTTTCGTAACAAGCTACCGCTGGAGCTGTTGGTTGTGTACCGCTTACTTCCCATAGACAGGTTGCCGTATTAAAAGTCGCTGTTTCGTAACAAGCTACCGCTGGAGCTGCTGGTTGTGTACCACTTACTTCCCATAGACAGGTTGTCGTATTAAAAGTCGCTGTTTCATAACAAGCTACCGCTGGTTTTACTGGTTGCGTACCGCTTACTTCCCATAGACAGGTGGCCGTATTGAAAGTCGCTGTTTCGTAACAAGCTACCGCTGGAGCTGTTGGTTGTGTACCGCTTACTTCCCATAGACAGGTTGCCGTATTAAAAGTCGCTGTTTCGTAACAAGCTACCGCTGGAGCTGCTGGTTGTGTACCACTTACTTCCCATAGACAGGTTGTCGTATTAAAAGTCGCTGTTTCATAACAAGCTACCGCTGGAGCTGTTGGTTGTGTACCGCTTACTTCCCATAGACAGGTTGTCGTATTAAAAGTCGCTGTCTCATAACAAGCTACCGCTGGAGCTGCTGGTTGTGTACCGCTTACTTCCCATAGACAGGTGGCCGTATTAAAAGTAGCTGTTTCGTAACAAGCTACCGCTGGAGCTGTTGGTTGCGTACCGCTTACTTCCCATAGACAGGTGGCCGTATTGAAAGTCGCTGTTTCATAACAAGCTACCGCTGGAGCTGTTGGTTGTGTACCACTTACTTCCCATAGACAGGTGGCCGTATTGAAAGTCGCTGTTTCGTAACAAGCTACCGCTGGAGCTGTTGGTTGTGTACCACTTACTTCCCATAGACAGGTGGCCGTATTGAAAGTCGCTGTTTCGTAACAAGCTACCGCTGGAGCTGCTGGTTGCGTACCGCTTACTTCCCATAGACAGGTGGCCGTATTAAAAGTCGCTGTTTCGTAACAAGCTACCGCTGGAGCTGTTGGTTGTGTACCACTTACTTCCCAAAGACAGGTTGTCGTATTAAAAGTCGCTGTTTCGTAACAAGCTACCGCTGGAGCTGCTGGTTGTGTACCGCTTACTTCCCATAGACAGGTGGCCGTATTAAAAGTCGCTGTTTCGTAACAAGCTACCGCTGGAGCTGCTGGTTGCGTACCACTTACTTCCCATAGACAGGTGGCCGTATTAAAAGTCGCTGTTTCATAACAAGCTACCGCTGGAGCTGCTGGTTGTGTACCACTTACTTCCCATAGACAGGTTGTCGTATTGAAAGTAGCTGTCTCATAACAAGCTACCGCTGGAGCTGTTGGTTGTGTACCGCTTACTTCCCATAGACAGGTGGCCGTATTGAAAGTCGCTGTTTCGTAACAAGCTACCGCTGGAGCTGTTGGTTGTGTACCACTTACTTCCCATAGACAGGTGGCCGTATTGAAAGTCGCTGTTTCGTAACAAGCTACCGCTGGAGCTGCTGGTTGCGTACCGCTTACTTCCCATAGACAGGTGGCCGTATTAAAAGTCGCTGTTTCGTAACAAGCTACCGCTGGAGCTGTTGGTTGTGTACCACTTACTTCCCAAAGACAGGTTGTCGTATTAAAAGTCGCTGTTTCGTAACAAGCTACCGCTGGAGCTGCTGGTTGTGTACCGCTTACTTCCCATAGACAGGTGGCCGTATTAAAAGTCGCTGTTTCGTAACAAGCTACCGCTGGAGCTGCTGGTTGCGTACCACTTACTTCCCATAGACAGGTGGCCGTATTAAAAGTCGCTGTTTCATAACAAGCTACCGCTGGAGCTGTTGGTTGTGTACCACTTACTTCCCATAGACAGGTGGCCGTATTGAAAGTAGCTGTCTCATAACAAGCTACCGCTGGAGCTGTTGGTTGTGTACCGCTTACTTCCCATAGACAGGTGGCCGTATTGAAAGTTGCTGTTTCGTAACAAGCTACCGCTGGAGCTGTTGGTTGTGTACCACTTACTTCCCAAAAACAGGTGGCCGTATTAAAAGTCGCTGTTTCGTAACAAGCTACCGCTGGAGCTGTTGGTTGTATACCGCTTACTTCCCAAAGACAGGTGGCCGTATTAAAAGTCGCTGTTTCGTAACAAGCTACCGCTGGAGCTGTTGGTTGTGTACCGCTTACTTCCCAAAGACAGGTGGCCGTATTAAAAGTCGCTGTCTCGTAACAAGCTACCGCTGGTTTTACTGGCTGCGTACCACTTACTTCCCAAAGACAGGTGGCCGTATTAAAAGTCGCTGTCTCGTAACAAGCTACCGCTGGTTTTACTGGCTGCGTACCACTTACTTCCCAAAGACAGGTGGCCGTATTGAAAGTTGCTGTCTCATAACAAGCTACCGCTGGAGCTGTTGGTTGTGTACCACTTACTTCCCAAAGACAGGTGGCCGTATTGAAAGTTGCTGTCTCATAACAAGCTACCGCTGGAGCTGTTGGTTGTGTACCGCTTACTTCCCAAAGACAGGTGGCCGTATTAAAAGTCGCTGTCTCGTAACAAGCTACCGCTGGAGCTGCTGGCTGCGTACCACTTACTTCCCAAAGACAGGTGGCCGTATTGAAAGTTGCTGTCTCATAACAAGCTACCGCTGGAGCTGCTGGTTGTGTACCGCTTACTTCCCATAGACAGGTGGCCGTATTAAAAGTAGCTGTTTCGTAACAAGCTACCGCTGGAGCTGTTGGTTGTGTACCGCTTACTTCCCAAAGACAGGTGGCCGTATTAAAAGTTGCTGTTTCGTAACAAGCTACCGCTGGAGCTGTTGGTTGCGTACCGCTTACTTCCCAAAGACAGGTTGCTGTATTGAAAGTTGCTGTTTCGTAACAAGCTACCGCTGGAGCTGCTGGCTGTGTACCGCTTACTTCCCATAGACAGGTGGCCGTATTGAAAGTTGCTGTCTCATAACAAGCTACCGCTGGAGCTGCTGGCTGCGTACCACTTACTTCCCAAAGACAGGTGGCCGTATTAAAAGTCGCTGTCTCATAACAAGCTACCGCTGGAGCTGCTGGCTGCGTACCACTTACTTCCCAAAGACAGGTGGCCGTATTGAAAGTTGCTGTCTCATAACAAGCTACCGCTGGAGCTGCTGGCTGCGTACCACTTACTTCCCAAAGACAGGTGGCCGTATTGAAAGTTGCTGTCTCATAACAAGCTACCGCTGGAGCTGCTGGCTGCGTACCGCTTACTTCCCAAAGACAGGTGGCCGTATTGAAAGTTGCTGTCTCATAACAAGCTACCGCTGGAGCTGCTGGTTGTGTACCACTTACTTCCCAAAGACAGGTGGCCGTATTAAAAGTAGCTGTCTCATAACAAGCTACCGCTGGAGCTGCTGGTTGTGTACCACTTACTTCCCATAGACAGGTGGCCGTATTAAAAGTAGCTGTTTCGTAACAAGCTACCGCTGGAGCTGTTGGTTGTGTACCGCTTACTTCCCATAGACAGGTGGCCGTATTAAAAGTCGCTGTCTCGTAACAAGCTACCGCTGGTTTTACTGGCTGCGTACCACTTACTTCCCAAAGACAGGTGGCCGTATTGAAAGTTGCTGTTTCGTAACAAGCTACCGCTGGAGCTGTTGGTTGCGTACCGCTTACTTCCCATAGACAGGTTGCTGTATTAAAAGTCGCTGTCTCATAACAAGCTACCGCTGGAGCTGCTGGCTGTGTACCGCTTACTTCCCATAGACAGGTTGCTGTATTAAAAGTCGCTGTCTCATAACAAGCTACCGCTGGAGCTGCTGGCTGTGTACCGCTTACTTCCCATAGACAGGTTGCTGTATTAAAAGTCGCTGTCTCATAACAAGCTACCGCTGGAGCTGTTGGTTGTGTACCGCTTACTTCCCAAAGACAGGTGGCCGTATTAAAAGTCGCTGTCTCGTAACAAGCTACCGCTGGTTTTACTGGCTGCGTACCACTTACTTCCCAAAGACAGGTGGCCGTATTGAAAGTTGCTGTCTCATAACAAGCTACCGCTGGTTTTACTGGCTGCGTACCACTTACTTCCCAAAGACAGGTGGCCGTATTGAAAGTTGCTGTCTCGTAACAAGCTACCGCTGGTTTTACTGGCTGCGTACCACTTACTTCCCAAAGACAGGTTGCCGTATTGAAAGTTGCTGTTTCGTAACAAGCTACCGCTGGAGCTGCTGGTTGAGTACCGCTTACTTCCCAAAGACAGGTTGCCGTATTGAAAGTTGCTGTTTCGTAACAAGCTACCGCTGGAGCTGTTGGTTGTGTACCACTTACTTCCCATAGACAGGTGGCCGTATTGAAAGTTGCTGTTTCGTAACAAGCTACCGCTGGAGCTGTTGGTTGTGTACCACTTACTTCCCATAGACAGGTTGCCGTATTGAAAGTCGCTGTTTCGTAACAAGCTACCGCTGGAGCTGCTGGTTGTGTACCGCTTACTTCCCATAGACAGGTGGCCGTATTGAAAGTTGCTGTCTCATAACAAGCTACCGCTGGAGCTGTTGGTTGTGTACCACTTACTTCCCATAGACAGGTGGCCGTATTGAAAGTCGCTGTCTCATAACAAGCTACTGCTGGAGCTGTTGGTTGTGTACCACTTACTTCCCATAGACAGGTTGTCGTATTGAAAGTCGCTGTCTCATAACAAGCTACTACTGGAGCTGTTGGTTGTGTACCACTTACTTCCCATAGACAGGTTGCCGTATTGAAAGTTGCTGTCTCATAACAAGCTACCGCTGGTTTTACTGGTTGCGTACCGCTTACTTCCCATAGACAGGTTGCCGTATTAAAAGTCGCTGTCTCATAACAAGCTACTGCTGGAGCTGTTGGTTGTGTACCACTTACTTCCCATAGACAGGTTGTCGTATTGAAAGTCGCTGTCTCATAACAAGCTACTGCTGGAGCTGTTGGTTGTGTACCACTTACTTCCCATAGACAGGTTGTCGTATTGAAAGTCGCTGTCTCATAACAAGCT
The Flavobacterium sp. 5 DNA segment above includes these coding regions:
- a CDS encoding type IX secretion system membrane protein PorP/SprF, which produces MKIKIIGLVIMLFTSTGYAQQDAQYTQYMYNTIVVNPAYAGSRQAMSVFALHRTQWVGLDGAPVTNSVSINTPFNDSKVGLGLSFVNDQIGPSDENNIAIDFSYTIPASEKYKMSFGLKASANLLNVDFTKLDYYHDNPIFEDNIDNKFSPNIGVGFYLHSDNSYIGISAPNLLETKHFDKSASSSATSHIATEKINYYLIAGYVFDLSPSLKLKPSLITKYVQGAPLQVDISANFMINEKFVGGLAYRWSAAMSAMVGFQATDSWFIGYSYDFDTTELAHYNSGSHEIFLRFELFNTYDKIISPRFF
- a CDS encoding CBS domain-containing protein, encoding MTVNQILRTKGAEVFSIVSTFTVFEALRVMGEKNIGAILVIENGVLKGILSERDYARKIVLKDKSSKKTPVSEIMESDVVTVKPSDNLEYCMELMSGRRIRHLPVIENEVIIGLISIGDVVKAIIEIQKETIKHLDSYISQ
- a CDS encoding OmpA family protein; this encodes MKIKNIVYSLFLSLFFIQGFAQKTTLAKAEKKYDRFAYVDAIDNYEKVAEKGYQDEKMFQKLGNAYYFKAELPQALKWYDQLFNVYPNQEAEYFYRYSQALKSSGDYTKADQMLEQFVQKIQNDKRGELFKENRNYLDEIKANSGRFQVVDAEVNSEFSDYGSSFLGTKLVFASARDTGGVSKKIFKWTNKSFTNLYWAEIIPDGGMGKPQRFERKINSKFNESTPVFTQDGKTMYFTRNNFLEGKRGRDTDKNTLLKLYKVILNSDGQWSDVVELPFNSNNYSVAHPALSIDEKTLYFASDMPGTYGQSDLFKVMINADGTYGAPENLGPEVNTEGRETFPFISSDNELYFASDGRPGLGGLDVFVAKIEADNSYYGIQNVGEPINSKQDDFAFIINSKNRNGFFSSNREGGKGFDDIYRFVEDKKLTCDQSLSGLVTDLDFRQILIGAKMSLFDSNFKLLQVTQTDTSGRYNFSVNCGKTYYIRGEKEEYQTKEEAVRTKFFSGNKDFPIVLERRIKPITVGTDLAKTLNIPMIYFDLDKAFIRKDASYELAKVVVVMEQYPELKIEVRSHTDSRQSAKYNEKLSDKRAKTTVDWLIENGINSSRLIGKGYGESQLINQCADGVKCTEEEHQANRRSEFIIVSMQ